The following are encoded together in the Osmia lignaria lignaria isolate PbOS001 chromosome 6, iyOsmLign1, whole genome shotgun sequence genome:
- the Dmtn gene encoding transmembrane and coiled-coil domain 2 protein Dmtn isoform X5, with protein MASLMVTASSKNSSRSTSPNRGNTSTSQQQSASLDHTPKARNVSLSQTGEGSTGSGSSGGGSFSMKGSRQKSPGTVIRVGDAMDDPNTNQITAEQDEFVPNIHPPTDDEGEQYHATQSFLSNGSSELITDDVDSNSARVCQAIEHIQNKIAKTRELIRIEQTTRDENVNEYLKLAANADKQQLNRIKAVFEKKNQKSAHSISQLQKKLDSYTKKLKNYELNGAPASHRQPREVLRDMGQGLKSVMSKPREFAHLIKNKFGSADNINTLSHGSTFYVNDTPRAGNGDNASVEDEKAHHGSATLPGGCSLGSTHSAAAIKFPSEEGSECSSVTSESGPGSRGQAHTCPSNNNSALSLKSIFTELQEHRENLDRMKEKLEGLKTLQQEVTYLSHALQEERFRCERLEEQINDLTELHQNEVENLKQTITDMEEKVQYQSEDRLRDIHEMLECCQTKICKMEHQQLQHQQYVTLEGLDNSNARALVVKLINVVLTVLQVILLLVATGAGIMMPFLRTSCTKPHCFMCRVRILTTTFVVLGIVFVLKQWPEVHDVGSHLMRHLKQILAVK; from the exons ATGGCTAGTTTGATGGTAACCGCTTCAAGTAAGAATAGTTCACGCAGTACATCACCCAACAGAGGAAATACATCGACATCACAACAACAATCAGCTAGCTTGGATCATACTCCAAAAGCACGTAATGTTTCACT TTCCCAAACAGGGGAGGGTAGTACAGGCAGTGGAAGTAGCGGTGGAGGCAGCTTCAGTATGAAAGGTAGTAGGCAAAAATCACCAGGAACTGTGATTCGAGTAGGAGATGCTATGGATGATCCAAATACCAATCAAATCACTGCCGAACAAGATGAGTTTGTGCCAAATATTCATCCACCCACTGATGATGAGGGA GAACAGTATCACGCAACACAATCGTTCCTATCGAATGGCTCCTCCGAGCTAATAACAGACGATGTTGACTCTAACTCTGCTCGTGTTTGTCAAGCTATTGAgcatattcaaaataaaattgctaaaacACGAGAGCTTATAAGAATAGAACAAACCACCCGTGatg AAAATGTTAATGAGTATTTAAAATTAGCTGCTAATGCAGACAAGCAACAACTAAATAGAATCAAGGCAGTATTTGAGAAAAAGAATCAAAAATCAGCGCACAGTATTTCTCAACTCCAAAAAAAATTGGATAGTTAcacaaagaaattgaaaaattacgagTTAAATGGAGCACCTGCGAGTCATAGGCAACCTAGAGAAGTGCTTCGTGATATGGGACAAGGACTCAA AAGTGTTATGTCAAAACCAAGAGAATTTGcacatttgataaaaaataagttCGGTAGTGCCGATAATATAAACACCTTATCAC ATGGCTCGACTTTTTATGTAAACGATACACCGCGTGCAGGTAATGGAGATAACGCTAGTGTTGAAGATGAAAAAGCACACCACGGATCAGCAACGCTTCCCGGTGGATGTAGTTTGGGCTCGACACACAGTGCCGCGGCAATTAAATTTCCGTCTGAAGAAGGTTCAGAATGTTCTAGCGTCACGAGTGAAAGTGGGCCCGGTAGTAGAGGTCAAGCACACACGTGCCCTAGTAATAATAATTCTGCACTTAGTCTTAAGTCCATTTTCACCGAGTTACAAGAACACAGAGAAAACTTGGATaggatgaaagaaaaattagagGGTCTTAAG aCTCTACAACAAGAGGTGACATATCTTTCCCATGCTTTGCAAGAGGAACGATTTCGATGCGAACGTTTGGAGGAACAAATCAATGACCTGACTGAACTCCATCAAAACGAGGTAGAAAATTTGAAACAGACGATAACAGACATGGAGGAAAAAGTGCAATATCAAAGCGAAGATCGTTTAAGAGACATACACGAAATGCTGGAATGTTGTCAGactaaaatttgtaaaatggaACACCAACAACTACAGCACCAGCAATATGTGACGTTAGAGGGTCTGGATAACAGTAACGCGAGAGCGTTGGTTGTTAAACTCATAAATGTAGTATTAACAGTGTTGCAAGTTATTCTACTTCTTGTTGCAACAGGTGCTGGTATAATGATGCCTTTCCTTAGGACCAG CTGTACTAAGCCTCATTGTTTCATGTGCAGGGTGCGCATATTAACAACTACGTTTGTTGTATTGGGAATAGTGTTCGTTCTCAAACAATGGCCTGAGGTTCACGATGTTGGCAGTCACCTTATGCGCCATCTTAAACAAATCCTCGCCGTTAAGTAG
- the Dmtn gene encoding transmembrane and coiled-coil domain 2 protein Dmtn isoform X4, with amino-acid sequence MASLMVTASSKNSSRSTSPNRGNTSTSQQQSASLDHTPKARNVSLSQTGEGSTGSGSSGGGSFSMKGSRQKSPGTVIRVGDAMDDPNTNQITAEQDEFVPNIHPPTDDEGEQYHATQSFLSNGSSELITDDVDSNSARVCQAIEHIQNKIAKTRELIRIEQTTRDENVNEYLKLAANADKQQLNRIKAVFEKKNQKSAHSISQLQKKLDSYTKKLKNYELNGAPASHRQPREVLRDMGQGLKNVGGNIRDGITGFSGSVMSKPREFAHLIKNKFGSADNINTLSRNGDNASVEDEKAHHGSATLPGGCSLGSTHSAAAIKFPSEEGSECSSVTSESGPGSRGQAHTCPSNNNSALSLKSIFTELQEHRENLDRMKEKLEGLKTLQQEVTYLSHALQEERFRCERLEEQINDLTELHQNEVENLKQTITDMEEKVQYQSEDRLRDIHEMLECCQTKICKMEHQQLQHQQYVTLEGLDNSNARALVVKLINVVLTVLQVILLLVATGAGIMMPFLRTSCTKPHCFMCRVRILTTTFVVLGIVFVLKQWPEVHDVGSHLMRHLKQILAVK; translated from the exons ATGGCTAGTTTGATGGTAACCGCTTCAAGTAAGAATAGTTCACGCAGTACATCACCCAACAGAGGAAATACATCGACATCACAACAACAATCAGCTAGCTTGGATCATACTCCAAAAGCACGTAATGTTTCACT TTCCCAAACAGGGGAGGGTAGTACAGGCAGTGGAAGTAGCGGTGGAGGCAGCTTCAGTATGAAAGGTAGTAGGCAAAAATCACCAGGAACTGTGATTCGAGTAGGAGATGCTATGGATGATCCAAATACCAATCAAATCACTGCCGAACAAGATGAGTTTGTGCCAAATATTCATCCACCCACTGATGATGAGGGA GAACAGTATCACGCAACACAATCGTTCCTATCGAATGGCTCCTCCGAGCTAATAACAGACGATGTTGACTCTAACTCTGCTCGTGTTTGTCAAGCTATTGAgcatattcaaaataaaattgctaaaacACGAGAGCTTATAAGAATAGAACAAACCACCCGTGatg AAAATGTTAATGAGTATTTAAAATTAGCTGCTAATGCAGACAAGCAACAACTAAATAGAATCAAGGCAGTATTTGAGAAAAAGAATCAAAAATCAGCGCACAGTATTTCTCAACTCCAAAAAAAATTGGATAGTTAcacaaagaaattgaaaaattacgagTTAAATGGAGCACCTGCGAGTCATAGGCAACCTAGAGAAGTGCTTCGTGATATGGGACAAGGACTCAA AAATGTAGGCGGCAATATTAGGGATGGAATTACTGGTTTTTCAGG AAGTGTTATGTCAAAACCAAGAGAATTTGcacatttgataaaaaataagttCGGTAGTGCCGATAATATAAACACCTTATCAC GTAATGGAGATAACGCTAGTGTTGAAGATGAAAAAGCACACCACGGATCAGCAACGCTTCCCGGTGGATGTAGTTTGGGCTCGACACACAGTGCCGCGGCAATTAAATTTCCGTCTGAAGAAGGTTCAGAATGTTCTAGCGTCACGAGTGAAAGTGGGCCCGGTAGTAGAGGTCAAGCACACACGTGCCCTAGTAATAATAATTCTGCACTTAGTCTTAAGTCCATTTTCACCGAGTTACAAGAACACAGAGAAAACTTGGATaggatgaaagaaaaattagagGGTCTTAAG aCTCTACAACAAGAGGTGACATATCTTTCCCATGCTTTGCAAGAGGAACGATTTCGATGCGAACGTTTGGAGGAACAAATCAATGACCTGACTGAACTCCATCAAAACGAGGTAGAAAATTTGAAACAGACGATAACAGACATGGAGGAAAAAGTGCAATATCAAAGCGAAGATCGTTTAAGAGACATACACGAAATGCTGGAATGTTGTCAGactaaaatttgtaaaatggaACACCAACAACTACAGCACCAGCAATATGTGACGTTAGAGGGTCTGGATAACAGTAACGCGAGAGCGTTGGTTGTTAAACTCATAAATGTAGTATTAACAGTGTTGCAAGTTATTCTACTTCTTGTTGCAACAGGTGCTGGTATAATGATGCCTTTCCTTAGGACCAG CTGTACTAAGCCTCATTGTTTCATGTGCAGGGTGCGCATATTAACAACTACGTTTGTTGTATTGGGAATAGTGTTCGTTCTCAAACAATGGCCTGAGGTTCACGATGTTGGCAGTCACCTTATGCGCCATCTTAAACAAATCCTCGCCGTTAAGTAG